A genome region from Streptomyces sp. S4.7 includes the following:
- a CDS encoding DedA family protein: protein MIGTSPEQWVNTLMDTLGAPGAGIAIALENLFPPLPSEVILPLAGFAASTGKMNLIAALLWTTAGSVVGALALYGLGAWLGRERMIALAAKVPLVKAEDIEKTEDWFNRHGKKAVFFGRMVPVFRSLISVPAGVEKMPRPVFLCLTTLGSAIWNTAFIMAGYALGENWKEVSGYVSTYSKLVLGVALLVLLAWVVKRVVKSRKEQRQD from the coding sequence ATGATCGGAACCAGCCCGGAGCAATGGGTCAACACGTTGATGGACACGCTCGGAGCGCCGGGCGCGGGCATAGCCATTGCCCTGGAGAATCTGTTCCCTCCCCTGCCCAGCGAGGTGATCCTGCCGCTCGCCGGCTTCGCGGCCAGCACCGGCAAGATGAATCTGATCGCGGCCCTGCTGTGGACGACCGCGGGCTCGGTCGTGGGCGCGCTCGCCCTGTACGGGTTGGGTGCGTGGCTCGGCCGGGAGCGGATGATCGCTCTCGCTGCCAAGGTGCCGCTGGTCAAGGCAGAAGACATAGAGAAGACCGAGGACTGGTTCAACCGGCACGGCAAGAAGGCGGTCTTCTTCGGCCGGATGGTTCCCGTCTTCCGCAGTCTGATCTCCGTGCCCGCGGGCGTCGAGAAAATGCCTCGGCCCGTCTTCCTCTGTCTGACCACGCTAGGGAGCGCGATATGGAACACCGCGTTCATCATGGCCGGATATGCGCTGGGCGAGAACTGGAAGGAGGTGAGCGGCTATGTCTCGACCTATTCGAAGCTGGTGTTGGGCGTCGCGCTGCTCGTGCTCCTGGCCTGGGTGGTCAAGCGGGTGGTCAAGTCCCGGAAGGAGCAGCGGCAAGACTGA
- a CDS encoding helix-turn-helix domain-containing protein: MRWNEIGEVDCSVARALSVVGDRWTLLVLRDAFLGVRRFEDFRANTGASRPLLTERLTTLVEHGVLRRVRYQERPERYEYRLTEKGVGLYPVIVSLLAWGDRWMAGDDGPPVRLRHEPCGHTMTPELACPDCGETIDPRDVRPTLRPEHGAGPREISRAGRVGS; the protein is encoded by the coding sequence ATGCGGTGGAACGAGATCGGTGAGGTCGACTGCTCGGTCGCGCGGGCGCTGTCGGTGGTGGGGGACCGCTGGACGCTGCTCGTGCTGCGTGACGCGTTCCTCGGCGTGAGGCGGTTCGAGGACTTCCGGGCGAACACGGGCGCGTCACGGCCCCTGCTCACCGAGCGGCTGACCACGCTCGTGGAACACGGGGTGCTGCGGCGGGTGCGGTATCAGGAGCGGCCGGAGCGGTACGAGTACCGGCTCACGGAGAAGGGCGTCGGCCTGTATCCCGTGATCGTGTCGCTCCTCGCGTGGGGCGACCGGTGGATGGCGGGCGACGACGGTCCGCCCGTACGGCTGCGCCACGAGCCGTGCGGGCACACGATGACGCCCGAACTGGCCTGCCCCGACTGCGGCGAGACGATCGACCCGCGAGACGTACGGCCGACGCTGCGGCCCGAGCACGGGGCTGGCCCCCGCGAGATCTCACGGGCGGGGCGCGTCGGCTCCTAG
- a CDS encoding phosphoribosyltransferase, translating to MVWSGSWVAERLGIELVGGDELRELLGLALRRNPKRAHLLVSNVLGKHVPQRPSVVHGAGVALGERVRDLLGDAVEQTVILGYAETATGLGHSVADGVARAPYLHSTRRPVPGVATAGGFEESHSHATSHLLLPEDPELLAGDGPLVLVDDEFSTGNTVLNTIRALHARYPRRWYVIVALVDMRTAADQGRLAEFAQDIGARVDLVAMASGTVTLPEGVLARGQALVAEHDAGSPTDTGTGTMSSSAGVGTGTGGGTSAGIGTGTGAGSGAGVGVGAPSPSPQPPPLPTTPAPASPPETADGDIVRVSLGWPAGLPDGGRHGFTPAHRTRLEAAAPGMAAELAKELGDARRVLVLGFEELMYAPLRLALELERSVTDIEVRYSTTTRSPVLAVDAPGYAIRSRLVFPAHDTAAFPAGEGTGDRYAYNVAGGGFDAVVTVVDSLADSPELHAPGGLLAQLAAHVPRVVLAVVPSYLPAPSRVTDRQEPSMLPAPLRGPAFSSYAADDVGWLLQDLSDVKLEAPTEEREEAIQSGGAHYAESLPVEYQPSAQYQELFRSALDTSAARIARAVGTVTETVLAEHPQRYDEPTSVEATQALPVLVSLARAGTPVGVLMRRWAQHRHGLDLPHYAISIVRGRGIDTNAIRWLAAHHNPADIVFVDGWTGKGAITRELADALSEFDDFHPEIAVLADPGGCVRTYGTREDFLIPSACLNSTVSGLVSRTVLRADLVGPDDFHGAKHYRELADADVSGYFLDTVAARFDDVTDAVDTEVKELLSTDRAPTWEGWAAVERISEEYGIHDVNLVKPGVGEATRVLLRRVPWKILAKRGAGADLDHVRLLAQQRGVPVEEVDGLPYTCVGLIHPRFTRGATGADGTAVATS from the coding sequence GTGGTGTGGTCGGGGTCATGGGTCGCCGAACGGCTCGGCATAGAGCTCGTTGGCGGGGACGAACTGCGCGAGCTGCTGGGCCTGGCCCTGCGCCGCAACCCCAAGCGTGCCCACCTCCTGGTCTCGAACGTCCTCGGCAAACACGTCCCGCAGCGGCCCTCCGTCGTCCACGGCGCCGGCGTCGCCCTCGGCGAACGCGTCCGGGACCTGCTCGGTGACGCCGTCGAGCAGACCGTGATCCTCGGCTACGCGGAGACCGCGACCGGACTCGGCCACTCGGTGGCCGACGGCGTCGCACGTGCCCCCTATCTGCACTCCACCCGGCGGCCCGTGCCCGGTGTGGCCACCGCGGGCGGCTTCGAGGAGTCCCACTCACACGCCACCTCGCATCTGCTGCTGCCCGAGGACCCGGAGCTGCTGGCGGGCGACGGTCCGCTGGTCCTCGTGGACGACGAGTTCTCCACAGGGAACACGGTCCTCAACACCATCCGCGCCCTGCACGCCCGCTACCCGCGACGGTGGTACGTGATCGTGGCCCTCGTCGACATGCGCACGGCCGCCGACCAGGGCCGGCTCGCGGAATTCGCCCAGGACATCGGCGCCCGCGTCGACCTGGTGGCGATGGCCTCGGGCACGGTCACCCTCCCGGAAGGCGTCCTGGCCCGTGGCCAGGCCCTGGTGGCAGAGCACGACGCCGGTTCGCCGACGGACACGGGCACGGGCACGATGTCGTCGTCCGCCGGCGTCGGTACGGGCACGGGTGGAGGCACGAGCGCCGGCATCGGTACGGGTACGGGCGCCGGCTCCGGAGCTGGGGTCGGGGTGGGGGCCCCCTCCCCCTCCCCCCAGCCCCCTCCCCTCCCCACCACCCCCGCACCCGCCTCCCCTCCCGAGACGGCGGACGGCGACATCGTGCGTGTGTCGCTCGGCTGGCCCGCAGGGCTGCCCGACGGCGGGCGTCACGGCTTCACACCCGCCCACCGCACGCGCCTGGAGGCTGCCGCGCCCGGCATGGCGGCCGAGCTCGCCAAGGAGCTCGGAGACGCCCGACGTGTCCTCGTCCTCGGCTTCGAGGAGCTGATGTACGCGCCCCTGCGCCTCGCCCTGGAGCTGGAGCGGTCCGTCACCGACATCGAGGTCCGCTACTCGACCACGACCCGCTCGCCCGTCCTCGCCGTGGACGCCCCCGGCTATGCGATACGCAGCCGTCTCGTCTTCCCGGCCCACGACACTGCCGCCTTCCCGGCCGGCGAGGGCACGGGCGACCGGTACGCCTACAACGTCGCCGGCGGTGGCTTCGACGCCGTCGTCACGGTCGTCGACTCCCTGGCTGACTCGCCGGAGCTGCACGCCCCCGGCGGTCTGCTGGCGCAGCTCGCCGCTCATGTCCCGCGTGTCGTGCTCGCCGTCGTTCCCTCGTACCTCCCCGCTCCCTCGCGCGTCACCGACCGGCAGGAACCTTCCATGCTGCCCGCCCCACTCCGTGGCCCCGCCTTCTCCTCGTACGCCGCCGACGACGTCGGCTGGCTCCTCCAGGACCTGTCCGACGTGAAACTGGAGGCCCCGACCGAGGAGCGCGAAGAGGCTATCCAGAGCGGAGGCGCCCACTACGCGGAGTCACTGCCCGTCGAGTACCAGCCCAGCGCCCAGTACCAGGAACTCTTCCGGTCCGCGCTCGATACCTCCGCCGCCCGCATCGCCCGTGCTGTCGGCACCGTCACCGAGACCGTCCTGGCCGAGCACCCGCAGCGCTACGACGAACCCACCTCGGTGGAAGCCACGCAGGCACTGCCCGTCCTGGTCTCACTCGCCCGAGCGGGCACACCCGTGGGCGTTCTGATGCGCCGCTGGGCCCAACACCGGCACGGTCTCGATCTGCCGCACTACGCCATCTCGATCGTGCGCGGCCGTGGCATCGACACCAACGCCATCCGCTGGCTCGCCGCCCATCACAACCCCGCCGACATCGTCTTCGTCGACGGCTGGACCGGCAAGGGCGCCATCACCCGCGAACTCGCCGACGCACTGAGCGAGTTCGACGACTTCCACCCCGAGATCGCGGTACTCGCCGACCCCGGCGGCTGCGTACGGACCTACGGCACCCGTGAGGACTTCCTCATCCCTTCCGCCTGCCTCAACTCCACCGTCTCCGGCCTCGTCTCCCGCACCGTCCTGCGCGCGGACCTCGTCGGACCCGACGACTTCCACGGGGCGAAGCACTACCGCGAACTCGCGGACGCCGACGTGTCCGGCTACTTCCTGGACACCGTCGCCGCCCGATTCGACGACGTCACGGACGCGGTGGACACCGAGGTCAAGGAACTCCTCTCCACCGACCGCGCACCCACCTGGGAAGGCTGGGCCGCCGTCGAGCGGATCAGCGAGGAGTACGGCATCCACGATGTGAACCTCGTCAAACCCGGCGTAGGCGAGGCCACCCGCGTTCTCCTGCGCCGCGTCCCCTGGAAGATCCTCGCCAAACGCGGTGCGGGAGCCGACCTCGACCATGTGCGACTGCTCGCCCAGCAGCGAGGCGTACCCGTGGAAGAAGTCGACGGACTTCCCTACACCTGCGTCGGGTTGATCCACCCCCGCTTCACCAGAGGCGCCACGGGCGCGGACGGCACGGCGGTGGCCACCTCGTGA
- a CDS encoding zinc ribbon domain-containing protein, protein MPRYEYRCRPCDTTFELSRPMAESSASATCPAGHQDTVKLLSTVAVGGSAKGSPAPSAGGGGGCCGGGCCS, encoded by the coding sequence ATGCCTCGCTACGAGTACCGCTGCCGCCCCTGCGACACGACCTTCGAACTCAGCCGCCCGATGGCGGAGTCGTCGGCCTCGGCGACCTGCCCCGCCGGCCACCAGGACACCGTGAAGCTGCTGTCCACCGTCGCCGTGGGCGGCTCGGCGAAGGGCTCCCCCGCCCCCTCGGCGGGCGGCGGAGGCGGCTGCTGCGGTGGGGGCTGCTGCTCCTAG
- a CDS encoding response regulator transcription factor produces the protein MRVVLAEDSTLLREGLVRLLSEEGHEVVDAVADAETLLAVVAHDQPDVVVADVRMPPSHTDEGLRAALEIRKRWPAVGVLVLSQYVEKRYATELLTGDSEGVGYLLKDRVVQVDEFLDALERVAAGRAAFDPEVVRQLLARSNRTDPLSRLTEREREVLAEMAQGHTNTAIARRLYISVSAVEKHCNAIFDKLEISGTGGYSRRVLAVLRYLNT, from the coding sequence ATGCGAGTAGTCCTGGCCGAGGATTCGACGTTGCTGAGGGAGGGCCTGGTGCGGTTGCTCTCCGAGGAGGGGCACGAGGTGGTGGACGCGGTCGCCGACGCGGAGACGCTGCTGGCCGTCGTCGCCCATGACCAGCCGGATGTGGTGGTGGCAGACGTTCGGATGCCGCCCTCACACACCGACGAGGGGCTGCGGGCCGCGCTGGAGATCCGTAAGCGCTGGCCGGCGGTGGGGGTGCTGGTCCTCTCCCAGTATGTGGAGAAGCGCTACGCGACGGAGTTGCTGACCGGCGATTCGGAAGGCGTCGGTTATCTCCTGAAGGACCGGGTGGTCCAAGTGGACGAGTTCCTCGACGCGTTGGAGCGGGTGGCGGCGGGCCGGGCGGCATTCGACCCGGAGGTCGTACGGCAGTTGCTGGCCCGCTCCAACCGTACGGATCCGCTGTCGCGGCTCACCGAGCGTGAGCGGGAAGTGCTTGCCGAGATGGCCCAGGGGCACACCAACACGGCGATCGCGCGGCGTCTGTACATTTCGGTGAGTGCCGTCGAGAAACACTGCAACGCGATCTTCGACAAGCTGGAGATCAGCGGGACGGGCGGCTACAGCCGCCGGGTCCTCGCCGTGCTGCGTTATCTGAACACCTAG
- a CDS encoding DUF4383 domain-containing protein, with amino-acid sequence MLDEHLPVDHRLSRVYRVGAGLIGLVLLVFGILGLTDQIGVFDTGSHTTAGLNTNGALSVLSFCVGALLFVGMLIGKNFASTLNMVLGVLFILSGFVNLALLDSSFNPLAFRIQNVLFSFVVGVMLMFFGMYGRVSGGLPHDNPYWRARHPTQVEDERRGRTAAGQRAVHAHRAVTSHRHGAHRPAG; translated from the coding sequence ATGCTTGACGAGCATCTGCCCGTCGACCACCGTCTGAGCCGGGTGTACCGCGTCGGTGCGGGGCTGATCGGCCTGGTGCTGCTCGTGTTCGGCATCCTCGGGCTGACCGACCAGATCGGTGTCTTCGACACCGGCAGCCACACCACCGCCGGTCTGAACACCAACGGCGCGCTGAGTGTCCTGTCCTTCTGTGTCGGCGCCCTGCTCTTCGTCGGTATGCTGATCGGCAAGAACTTCGCGTCGACGCTGAACATGGTCCTCGGCGTGCTCTTCATCCTCAGCGGCTTCGTCAATCTCGCGCTGCTCGACAGTTCGTTCAACCCCCTCGCCTTCCGCATCCAGAACGTGTTGTTCAGCTTCGTGGTGGGCGTGATGCTCATGTTCTTCGGCATGTACGGGAGAGTCAGCGGCGGCCTGCCGCACGACAATCCGTACTGGCGGGCCCGTCACCCGACCCAGGTCGAGGACGAGCGGCGCGGCCGGACCGCGGCCGGTCAGCGTGCGGTCCATGCCCACCGCGCTGTCACCTCCCACCGGCACGGTGCGCACCGGCCGGCCGGATAA
- a CDS encoding DUF4097 family beta strand repeat-containing protein, whose product MDTRRTQHIRRSRRARTLVAAGGAALAVVAVSGCGSADADEAPTEKRSFAFSGKTLTIASANSSIDLVPADVKDIEVTRQVDGWVVLGSGPDPVWKMEDDTLTLKVKCEALVNNCESRHRVKVPRGVAVKVENDNGRLRADGFDTALNLRSDNGSVDVRNSSGALDLFSDNGRVTTEGVSSRSVHARSDNGAVRLELTSVPDKVDTFSDNGSVTIDLPKSGTSYAVTAKSDNGSVDVDVPTDDDSAHVVKAHSDNGKVTVRSAN is encoded by the coding sequence GTGGACACACGCCGCACACAGCACATCCGCCGCAGCCGTCGCGCTCGCACTCTTGTCGCCGCCGGAGGCGCCGCGCTCGCCGTGGTCGCCGTCAGTGGGTGCGGGAGCGCCGACGCCGACGAGGCGCCGACCGAGAAGCGGTCGTTCGCCTTCAGTGGCAAGACGCTGACCATCGCGTCGGCGAACTCTTCGATCGATCTGGTGCCGGCCGATGTGAAGGACATCGAGGTGACGCGCCAGGTCGACGGCTGGGTCGTACTCGGTTCGGGCCCCGACCCGGTCTGGAAGATGGAGGACGACACCCTCACCCTCAAGGTGAAGTGCGAGGCACTGGTGAACAACTGCGAGTCGCGGCACCGGGTGAAGGTCCCGCGCGGGGTGGCCGTGAAGGTGGAGAACGACAACGGCAGGCTGCGCGCCGACGGCTTCGACACCGCCCTGAACCTCCGCTCCGACAACGGCTCCGTCGACGTACGGAACTCCAGCGGCGCGCTCGATCTGTTCAGCGACAACGGCAGGGTGACGACCGAGGGCGTCTCGTCCAGGTCGGTGCACGCCCGGTCCGACAACGGAGCGGTACGGCTGGAGCTCACCTCCGTACCCGACAAGGTGGACACCTTCAGTGACAACGGGTCCGTCACGATCGACCTGCCGAAGTCCGGCACCAGCTACGCGGTGACCGCCAAGAGCGACAACGGGAGCGTCGATGTGGACGTGCCCACGGACGACGACAGCGCCCACGTGGTGAAGGCCCACAGCGACAACGGCAAAGTCACAGTCCGAAGCGCGAACTAA
- a CDS encoding HAD family hydrolase — MNATTSSATLVASDLDRTLIYSAAALQLSVPDTKAPRLLCVELYERRPLSYMTETAARLLEDLARDTVFVPTTTRTREQYSRIHLPGPAARFAICANGGHLLVDGESDPTWHTQVKDRLAASCAPLKEVREHLRSTADPAWLLKERVAEDLFAYLVVDRARLPEGWVKELSEWADGRGWAVSLQGRKIYAVPRPLTKSAAVREVARRAGTEVVLAAGDSLLDADLLLAADRGWRPGHGELADTGWSAPHVEKLTETGVTAGEEMLRRISLAAAPSGT; from the coding sequence GTGAACGCGACCACCTCCTCGGCGACCCTGGTCGCCAGCGACCTCGACCGCACGCTCATCTATTCGGCCGCCGCTCTCCAGCTCTCCGTGCCGGATACGAAGGCCCCCCGCCTGCTCTGTGTCGAACTCTACGAGCGCCGCCCCCTGTCCTACATGACGGAGACCGCCGCCCGGCTCCTCGAAGACCTCGCCCGCGACACGGTCTTCGTACCCACCACGACACGCACCCGCGAGCAGTACTCCCGTATCCATCTGCCCGGACCCGCCGCTCGGTTCGCGATCTGCGCCAACGGTGGTCATCTGCTCGTCGACGGTGAGTCCGACCCCACCTGGCACACCCAGGTGAAGGACCGCCTCGCCGCGAGCTGCGCACCCCTGAAGGAAGTCAGGGAACACCTTCGCTCCACGGCCGACCCCGCCTGGCTGCTCAAAGAGCGGGTCGCCGAGGACCTTTTCGCGTATCTCGTGGTCGACCGCGCACGCCTGCCCGAGGGCTGGGTGAAGGAGCTCTCCGAGTGGGCCGACGGCCGCGGCTGGGCGGTCTCCCTCCAGGGCCGGAAGATCTACGCCGTACCCCGTCCGCTGACCAAGAGCGCCGCCGTGCGTGAGGTGGCCCGGAGGGCCGGTACCGAAGTGGTCCTGGCCGCCGGGGATTCGCTCCTCGACGCCGACCTGCTCCTCGCGGCCGATCGTGGTTGGCGCCCCGGCCACGGGGAACTTGCCGACACCGGTTGGAGCGCCCCGCATGTGGAGAAACTGACCGAGACCGGGGTGACCGCCGGGGAGGAGATGCTGCGGCGGATCAGTCTTGCCGCTGCTCCTTCCGGGACTTGA
- a CDS encoding IS701 family transposase, translated as MFEPFARADQRRWGGVYLRGLLLDGGRKSVEPMAARLGEDGNRQALAHFVTSSPWDAAHVRARLAWRMQPVIKPTSLVIDDTGFLKDGDASACVTRQYTGTAGKVTNCQAGVSLHLASNGASAAVNWRLFLPGSWDPASPKADRAKVARRDKCAIPAQVGHVEKWQLALDMIDETRSWGIEVPQVIADGGYGDTAAFRLGLEERGLDYVVGISTTTTAQPEDAQPCTPAYSGRGPHPVPSYPEPAQRVKSLVIAAGKSSARPVQWREGSRPGSGRSGFKRMYSRFVALRIRPAGREIRKAAATAELPVRWLLAEWPADQDEPVQFWLSNLPATTPLPVLVRTAKLRWRIENDYREMKQALGLSHFEGRTWPGWHHHVTLVSVAHAFCTLQRLNRSPKETASA; from the coding sequence ATGTTCGAGCCGTTCGCGCGGGCGGATCAGCGTCGGTGGGGCGGGGTCTATCTGCGGGGCCTGCTGCTGGACGGCGGGCGCAAGTCGGTGGAGCCGATGGCCGCCCGCCTGGGCGAGGACGGGAACCGGCAGGCCCTGGCCCACTTCGTCACCTCCAGCCCGTGGGATGCGGCGCATGTGCGGGCCCGCCTGGCCTGGCGCATGCAGCCGGTCATCAAACCCACCTCGTTGGTCATCGATGACACCGGGTTCCTCAAGGACGGGGACGCGTCGGCGTGCGTGACCCGGCAGTACACCGGCACCGCGGGCAAGGTCACCAACTGCCAGGCCGGAGTCTCGCTCCACCTGGCCTCCAACGGAGCCTCCGCGGCGGTGAACTGGCGTCTGTTCCTGCCCGGGAGCTGGGATCCCGCCTCGCCCAAGGCCGACCGGGCCAAAGTGGCCCGCCGTGACAAGTGCGCCATCCCTGCCCAGGTGGGGCATGTCGAGAAGTGGCAGCTGGCCCTCGACATGATCGACGAGACGCGGTCCTGGGGCATCGAGGTGCCCCAGGTCATCGCCGACGGCGGCTACGGGGACACCGCAGCCTTCCGGCTCGGCCTGGAAGAACGCGGTCTCGACTACGTGGTGGGCATCTCGACCACGACCACCGCGCAACCCGAGGACGCACAACCGTGCACCCCGGCCTACTCCGGCCGCGGCCCACATCCGGTTCCTTCCTACCCCGAGCCGGCCCAGCGAGTGAAGAGCCTGGTCATCGCGGCCGGCAAATCCTCCGCGCGGCCGGTGCAGTGGAGGGAGGGATCACGGCCGGGCAGCGGCCGCAGCGGATTCAAGCGCATGTACTCGCGCTTCGTGGCCCTGCGGATCCGGCCCGCCGGACGCGAGATCCGCAAGGCCGCGGCCACCGCCGAGCTTCCGGTCCGCTGGCTGCTGGCCGAATGGCCCGCCGACCAGGACGAGCCCGTGCAGTTCTGGCTCTCCAACCTGCCCGCAACCACCCCGCTGCCCGTCCTCGTGCGCACCGCGAAGCTCCGCTGGCGCATCGAGAACGACTACCGCGAGATGAAACAGGCCCTGGGCCTGTCCCACTTCGAGGGCCGGACCTGGCCAGGCTGGCACCACCACGTCACCCTCGTCTCGGTCGCCCACGCCTTCTGCACCCTGCAGCGACTGAACAGATCCCCAAAAGAGACGGCGTCGGCCTGA
- a CDS encoding histidine kinase, with product MGGSTAVVELAFSLLAGTALLLVRAWPRGRRAVMRPVAAGARRLVDLERHRLRTMLGERVSASYEPANALWYLATRWALGLFGVVVVLAAVVGVGYGTFFVYAWAITDLKNPDELALGTFGGLFLLFLTSRGFFEVAALEGKLARHFLGPSQQEELERRIEQLAVSRAGVVDVVHDERRRIERDLHDGVQQGLVALGMLLGRARRSSDARHADDLLRQAHEQAGQVLSELREVAWRVYPTVLDEAGLRAALETVAERCPLPVRLRCRLGSEPPKAAATVAYFVVSESVTNAVKHSGAASIDVRVDEDTRTLRIRVTDDGKGGADASGSGLFGLARRVEALDGILRVDSPPGGPTTITAEIPCE from the coding sequence ATGGGCGGCTCCACGGCGGTGGTCGAGCTGGCTTTCTCGCTGCTCGCGGGTACGGCTCTGCTCCTCGTGCGCGCATGGCCGCGCGGGCGTCGCGCGGTCATGAGGCCGGTGGCGGCCGGAGCGCGGAGACTGGTCGACCTGGAGCGACACCGGCTGCGCACGATGCTCGGCGAGCGGGTGTCCGCCAGCTATGAGCCGGCCAACGCGCTGTGGTATCTCGCGACCCGCTGGGCGCTCGGGTTGTTCGGCGTGGTCGTGGTGTTGGCCGCGGTGGTCGGTGTCGGCTACGGCACTTTTTTCGTCTACGCCTGGGCGATAACGGATCTCAAGAATCCGGACGAGCTCGCGCTCGGCACTTTCGGCGGTCTGTTCCTGCTCTTCCTCACGTCGCGGGGATTCTTCGAAGTCGCCGCTCTCGAAGGGAAATTGGCCAGGCACTTCCTCGGCCCCAGCCAGCAGGAGGAGTTGGAGCGGCGTATAGAACAGCTCGCCGTCAGCCGTGCGGGAGTCGTGGACGTGGTCCATGACGAGCGCCGTCGTATCGAGCGGGACCTGCACGACGGAGTGCAGCAGGGGCTGGTGGCGCTCGGAATGCTGCTGGGCCGTGCCCGGCGCAGCAGCGACGCTCGACACGCGGACGACCTGCTGAGGCAGGCCCATGAACAGGCCGGTCAGGTTCTCAGCGAGCTGCGTGAGGTGGCCTGGCGCGTCTATCCGACGGTGCTGGACGAGGCAGGGCTCCGAGCGGCGCTGGAGACGGTCGCCGAACGGTGCCCGCTGCCGGTGCGGCTGCGCTGCCGGCTCGGGAGTGAACCACCGAAAGCGGCCGCGACCGTCGCCTACTTCGTCGTCTCCGAAAGCGTCACCAACGCGGTCAAGCACTCAGGGGCGGCGAGTATCGACGTGAGAGTCGACGAGGACACCCGCACGCTGCGAATACGGGTGACGGACGACGGCAAGGGCGGCGCCGACGCGTCGGGCAGCGGTCTGTTCGGGCTTGCCCGCCGTGTCGAGGCCCTCGACGGGATCCTGCGGGTCGACAGTCCGCCCGGCGGCCCCACCACCATCACCGCGGAGATTCCATGCGAGTAG
- a CDS encoding PaaI family thioesterase gives MTTVDLTTMSGLELLRWAAGQPTDRPSVGRLLGMTFDELDEGRVVLSLSTKPDFANPLGSVHGGIAATLLDSALGCAVHTTLPAGVGFTTLELKVNYIRTVAVDAGRLTAVGTTIHVGRRTATAEGRVTDERGKPIAHATTTCMILRPEGHPTA, from the coding sequence ATGACGACTGTCGACCTCACCACGATGTCCGGCCTGGAACTGCTGCGCTGGGCGGCCGGGCAGCCCACGGACCGCCCCTCCGTCGGACGGCTCCTCGGCATGACCTTCGACGAACTGGACGAGGGCCGTGTCGTCCTGTCGCTCAGCACCAAGCCCGACTTCGCCAACCCGCTGGGCTCGGTGCACGGCGGCATCGCGGCGACGCTGCTCGACTCCGCGCTGGGCTGCGCGGTGCACACGACACTGCCGGCGGGCGTCGGTTTCACCACGCTGGAGCTGAAGGTGAACTACATCCGCACCGTCGCCGTGGACGCGGGACGGCTCACGGCGGTGGGCACGACGATCCACGTCGGAAGGCGGACGGCGACGGCGGAGGGCCGGGTCACGGACGAACGCGGCAAACCGATCGCCCACGCGACGACGACCTGCATGATCCTGCGCCCCGAAGGCCACCCCACGGCCTAG